The Prevotella herbatica genome contains the following window.
ATTGGTTGCTGAAACAAGGTCAGCAACAGCCTCAGCCTGGCTAAGGTCCATCTTGCCATTAAGATAAGCACGCTTGGTATACTCACCTGGTTCTGCTTGGCGACAGCCTGCGTCAATGAGAGTGTGAACCACCTTGTTGAGTATGTAGGCTGAACCATGACAAGATATCTCTGTACTGTCTTCACCTGTATAGCTGTGAGGCGCACGATATACGGAAACTAGTACATCGTCAATTGTAGAACCTTCTTTATCAATTATCTCACCATAGTGTAATGTATTTGGTTTCGCCAAAGATATATCCTTGCTGAATATACTATTGGTGATACTAATTGCTTCAGGTCCTGATACTCTTACTATTCCGATTGCACCTCCAGCAGGTGTAGCCAGTGCACAGATATTGTCGTTATTCATTTAAATTCTTTCAAGTACAAGTTTTATTAATCCATCAATGGTATTCTTATAGCCAGTGTTTGCTTCTTTAGCGCGACGGTTAGCTATAACCATACAGCATGTAAGTGCTTTATGTCCCATCAATGCAGAAAGGCCAGCAATGGCAGAACTTTCCATTTCGAAGTTTGTGATATTCAAGCCATTATATTCAAAGCTTTCAACCATCTCATTCTGATCTGGATCAGCCAAAGGAATACGTAGCTCTCTGCCTTGTGGACCGAAGAAGCCACCGCATGCGATTGTTACACCTCTTACCATATCTGCACCAGCAACGCGATCTAGTAATTCCTTGTCAGCATCAATTACGTAAGGTGCACACAATAGGGGATTCCAATCCATGTGCTTCTTGAATGCTTCTTCAAGTTTCAGGTCGCAAACTTCATTGCGTCCAGCATAAAAGTTGAGTAGTCCATCAAATCCAATACTCTTTACGCTTGCAATATATGTTCCAGTTGGAGTATTTTCCTGAAGACCACCACATGTGCCGATACGTACAAATGTAAGTGTACGATGCTCTGGCTTTTCATGTCTTGTTTTGAAGTCTATGTTTGCCAATGCGTCCATTTCGTTTAAAACAATGTCTATATTGTCACATCCTATACCAGTACTTTGTACTGTTATGCGCTTTCCTTTATATGTACCTGTTATAGAGTGGAATTCACGGCTCTGAACATCACATTCCTGCTCATCGAAGTGTGATGCTACAAGACTTACACGACCAGGATCACCAACAAGGATAACCTTGTCTGCAAGTTGTTCTGGTTTAAGGTGCAAGTGGAAAACACTACCGTCTTCGTTGAGAATCAGTTCTGATTCTGCAAAATATTTTTTCTCATCCATAGTTAATAAATTATTTGATGTTTTCGTTATTTCTTATTTCTTTTTCAAGTTTTGATATCTCATCACATAGTTGTTCATTAGACTTTTCTGCCTTGATAATCTTATCGTATAATGACTTTTTAGCGTTAGCATTTGATATCGCATATTTATCACGCATTAAATCCAATTGATGCGCATCTTGTTCCTGTTCAGAAATCATTTGTATAAGTTTGCTATATTTCTGTCTGTTGCTAGTAGAGAATTCTGAAATACTGTGATATGTTGTATTGTCGTTTATTACAAAGTTTATATCCCCATTATTCTTTGCTGCAGCATTATTGCGGTTAATCATAGCTTTCTGTCTAGCAAGGGCAACATTGCGATCTCCGAATTTCCATGTTTCTGATATAGAATGTATTGTAGCCATTCTATTCAACTGTTTCTCGTTAAGATTATCGCTTGTGAAGTTTAGTCTTTCTTTTGTAGGCACAAAAGTGTAAATACATACTTTCCCTTCTGGTTGATTACGGTCTGTAACAAGCCATCCCAATTGGTCGAAGTCGTCTATAGCAAGCAGGTAGTCGTTGGCTGTAGAGTTGAAAGGAAGTCCATAATTTTCAGGAGGAAAGAATGAATTTTTATCGCTGTTGTATCTTGTCATGAAAATATCATAACCTCCGATACTATTCTTGCCTTTAGCGGCAAAAAACAATGTGACTCCGTCACTTTGCAGAAACGGATATAACGGCATCTCATAGTTTTTGTCAATAGAGTTGATGCTAGTAGGAGTTGTCCATTTGTCGCCAAGTTTATCTGCTGTATAAATGCCTGTTTGAGCAGAATCACCGTCAGCGAAAATGGCTCTATTGCCAAATCCGTTGATATAAACAGTATTGTTATTACTTGTTTTCTTATCAAAGAATTTATTTGAGTATTCTAATCTACCAGATTCCTTGTTTAGTGGAATGTGGCTTAGAAAATCGTTTTTACTTACTACGGTGCTGTCAATAAACATAATCTTGGCTGTAGCAGGCATCAACTGTTTCATCAAATCAAGATTTATTCCTTTCTTGTCAGATGTGATGCTTGTGGCAGCTTTAGCCTTGACAACACGCTTTGCAGGTTGCGCATTTACAGTTAATATGGCTAGCATTGATGCTGCTAAAAGATATATTGCTTTCCTTTGCATTTTGTTTATTCCTTTATAATATAAGAGAAGTCTTTATCCTTCACACTTACAAAATTACAAAATAAATTTCAAAACGCCATGATAATTGTATAAATTGTTGTTTGAATTATCT
Protein-coding sequences here:
- a CDS encoding nucleoside phosphorylase, which codes for MDEKKYFAESELILNEDGSVFHLHLKPEQLADKVILVGDPGRVSLVASHFDEQECDVQSREFHSITGTYKGKRITVQSTGIGCDNIDIVLNEMDALANIDFKTRHEKPEHRTLTFVRIGTCGGLQENTPTGTYIASVKSIGFDGLLNFYAGRNEVCDLKLEEAFKKHMDWNPLLCAPYVIDADKELLDRVAGADMVRGVTIACGGFFGPQGRELRIPLADPDQNEMVESFEYNGLNITNFEMESSAIAGLSALMGHKALTCCMVIANRRAKEANTGYKNTIDGLIKLVLERI